A window of Maniola hyperantus chromosome 26, iAphHyp1.2, whole genome shotgun sequence contains these coding sequences:
- the LOC117994377 gene encoding clumping factor A-like isoform X2, whose product MSLREEDKPKTGCSSRGLGLAAAAIGVGIGAALYYMFSKEESRETPDTEGATSAQWNVESPQTLYEDLNRSSDYITATSDMSMSDSYSSDQEGTLITDDSYHQTSRSASESDWAPDTRDDPSSSSESDANDEINSDPPQFSSPDSDANNTEIDDVINSDPVTNDLGIHHEDDDPSSSSSESNANDEINSDPVSDDLDINHEDDDPLSSSSSEYDANNEMNNSDWSIDGLDLTNLEIESSLEVPDYDPPSSSPLRRFIDRLVSPRFSTVEPMDTREDSYHSSSSSAPANSEINNSGNDDLEGWQIESSLEVPHVVSPSSTPLHFLVNRILSATHARRRERSWSLEECSICFEVILKNQEVMSLPCTHHFHQSCILPWLQEQQTCPNCRKAVD is encoded by the exons ATGAGTTTACGTGAAGAGGACAAGCCAAAGACTGGATGCTCAAGCCGTGGCTTAGGTTTGGCGGCCGCGGCGATTGGCGTCGGAATCGGGGCGGCCTTGTACTACATGTTTAGCAAGGAGGAAAGTCGGGAAACCCCGGACACCGAGGGTGCTACCTCCGCCCAATGGAACGTTGAATCTCCCCAGACATT ATACGAAGACCTTAACAGATCTAGCGACTACATAACTGCAACATCCGACATGAGCATGTCCGATTCTTACAGCTCTGACCAGGAAGGAACACTTATAACTGATGATTCTTACCACCAAACGTCACGATCAGCATCAGAATCAGATTGGGCGCCGGATACACGCGACGATCCATCGTCATCATCAGAATCCGATGCTAATGATGAAATTAACTCTGATCCACCACAATTTTCATCACCAGATTCTGATGCTAACAATACTGAAATTGATGATGTAATTAACTCTGATCCGGTGACAAACGATTTAGGCATCCATCATGAAGATGACGAtccatcatcttcatcatcagaGTCTAATGCTAATGATGAAATTAACTCTGATCCGGTGTCCGACGATTTAGACATCAATCATGAAGATGATGATCCattatcatcttcatcatcagaGTATGATGCTAATAATGAAATGAACAATTCTGATTGGTCGATCGACGGACTTGACTTGACGAATTTGGAGATAGAATCATCGTTAGAAGTGCCTGATTATGATCCCCCATCGTCTAGTCCATTACGCAGATTTATTGATAGACTCGTTTCACCCAG GTTTAGCACGGTTGAACCGATGGACACTAGGGAGGATTCGTATcattcatcttcatcatcagcACCTGCTAATAGTGAAATTAACAATTCTGGCAACGACGATCTTGAGGGTTGGCAGATAGAATCATCGTTAGAAGTGCCTCATGTTGTATCCCCATCGTCTACTCCATTACACTTCCTTGTAAATAGAATTCTTTCAGCCACACACGCGAGGCG CCGTGAACGCTCGTGGAGCCTCGAGGAATGCTCGATTTGCTTCGAAGTGATCCTGAAGAACCAGGAGGTGATGTCCCTGCCCTGCACACACCACTTCCACCAGTCGTGCATCCTGCCCTGGCTCCAGGAGCAGCAGACGTGCCCGAACTGCCGCAAGGCTGTCGATTGA
- the LOC117994377 gene encoding clumping factor A-like isoform X3, with protein sequence MSMSDSYSSDQEGTLITDDSYHQTSRSASESDWAPDTRDDPSSSSESDANDEINSDPPQFSSPDSDANNTEIDDVINSDPVTNDLGIHHEDDDPSSSSSESNANDEINSDPVSDDLDINHEDDDPLSSSSSEYDANNEMNNSDWSIDGLDLTNLEIESSLEVPDYDPPSSSPLRRFIDRLVSPRFSTVEPMDTREDSYHSSSSSAPANSEINNSGNDDLEGWQIESSLEVPHVVSPSSTPLHFLVNRILSATHARRENERSSRRSLAFRERSWSLEECSICFEVILKNQEVMSLPCTHHFHQSCILPWLQEQQTCPNCRKAVD encoded by the exons ATGAGCATGTCCGATTCTTACAGCTCTGACCAGGAAGGAACACTTATAACTGATGATTCTTACCACCAAACGTCACGATCAGCATCAGAATCAGATTGGGCGCCGGATACACGCGACGATCCATCGTCATCATCAGAATCCGATGCTAATGATGAAATTAACTCTGATCCACCACAATTTTCATCACCAGATTCTGATGCTAACAATACTGAAATTGATGATGTAATTAACTCTGATCCGGTGACAAACGATTTAGGCATCCATCATGAAGATGACGAtccatcatcttcatcatcagaGTCTAATGCTAATGATGAAATTAACTCTGATCCGGTGTCCGACGATTTAGACATCAATCATGAAGATGATGATCCattatcatcttcatcatcagaGTATGATGCTAATAATGAAATGAACAATTCTGATTGGTCGATCGACGGACTTGACTTGACGAATTTGGAGATAGAATCATCGTTAGAAGTGCCTGATTATGATCCCCCATCGTCTAGTCCATTACGCAGATTTATTGATAGACTCGTTTCACCCAG GTTTAGCACGGTTGAACCGATGGACACTAGGGAGGATTCGTATcattcatcttcatcatcagcACCTGCTAATAGTGAAATTAACAATTCTGGCAACGACGATCTTGAGGGTTGGCAGATAGAATCATCGTTAGAAGTGCCTCATGTTGTATCCCCATCGTCTACTCCATTACACTTCCTTGTAAATAGAATTCTTTCAGCCACACACGCGAGGCG GGAGAATGAACGGAGCTCCCGCAGATCACTAGCTTT CCGTGAACGCTCGTGGAGCCTCGAGGAATGCTCGATTTGCTTCGAAGTGATCCTGAAGAACCAGGAGGTGATGTCCCTGCCCTGCACACACCACTTCCACCAGTCGTGCATCCTGCCCTGGCTCCAGGAGCAGCAGACGTGCCCGAACTGCCGCAAGGCTGTCGATTGA
- the LOC117994377 gene encoding clumping factor A-like isoform X1 → MSLREEDKPKTGCSSRGLGLAAAAIGVGIGAALYYMFSKEESRETPDTEGATSAQWNVESPQTLYEDLNRSSDYITATSDMSMSDSYSSDQEGTLITDDSYHQTSRSASESDWAPDTRDDPSSSSESDANDEINSDPPQFSSPDSDANNTEIDDVINSDPVTNDLGIHHEDDDPSSSSSESNANDEINSDPVSDDLDINHEDDDPLSSSSSEYDANNEMNNSDWSIDGLDLTNLEIESSLEVPDYDPPSSSPLRRFIDRLVSPRFSTVEPMDTREDSYHSSSSSAPANSEINNSGNDDLEGWQIESSLEVPHVVSPSSTPLHFLVNRILSATHARRENERSSRRSLAFRERSWSLEECSICFEVILKNQEVMSLPCTHHFHQSCILPWLQEQQTCPNCRKAVD, encoded by the exons ATGAGTTTACGTGAAGAGGACAAGCCAAAGACTGGATGCTCAAGCCGTGGCTTAGGTTTGGCGGCCGCGGCGATTGGCGTCGGAATCGGGGCGGCCTTGTACTACATGTTTAGCAAGGAGGAAAGTCGGGAAACCCCGGACACCGAGGGTGCTACCTCCGCCCAATGGAACGTTGAATCTCCCCAGACATT ATACGAAGACCTTAACAGATCTAGCGACTACATAACTGCAACATCCGACATGAGCATGTCCGATTCTTACAGCTCTGACCAGGAAGGAACACTTATAACTGATGATTCTTACCACCAAACGTCACGATCAGCATCAGAATCAGATTGGGCGCCGGATACACGCGACGATCCATCGTCATCATCAGAATCCGATGCTAATGATGAAATTAACTCTGATCCACCACAATTTTCATCACCAGATTCTGATGCTAACAATACTGAAATTGATGATGTAATTAACTCTGATCCGGTGACAAACGATTTAGGCATCCATCATGAAGATGACGAtccatcatcttcatcatcagaGTCTAATGCTAATGATGAAATTAACTCTGATCCGGTGTCCGACGATTTAGACATCAATCATGAAGATGATGATCCattatcatcttcatcatcagaGTATGATGCTAATAATGAAATGAACAATTCTGATTGGTCGATCGACGGACTTGACTTGACGAATTTGGAGATAGAATCATCGTTAGAAGTGCCTGATTATGATCCCCCATCGTCTAGTCCATTACGCAGATTTATTGATAGACTCGTTTCACCCAG GTTTAGCACGGTTGAACCGATGGACACTAGGGAGGATTCGTATcattcatcttcatcatcagcACCTGCTAATAGTGAAATTAACAATTCTGGCAACGACGATCTTGAGGGTTGGCAGATAGAATCATCGTTAGAAGTGCCTCATGTTGTATCCCCATCGTCTACTCCATTACACTTCCTTGTAAATAGAATTCTTTCAGCCACACACGCGAGGCG GGAGAATGAACGGAGCTCCCGCAGATCACTAGCTTT CCGTGAACGCTCGTGGAGCCTCGAGGAATGCTCGATTTGCTTCGAAGTGATCCTGAAGAACCAGGAGGTGATGTCCCTGCCCTGCACACACCACTTCCACCAGTCGTGCATCCTGCCCTGGCTCCAGGAGCAGCAGACGTGCCCGAACTGCCGCAAGGCTGTCGATTGA